A single region of the Nocardioides sp. W7 genome encodes:
- the gyrA gene encoding DNA gyrase subunit A encodes MTETPTDGGTPPGPGGRIEPVELQTSMQRAYIDYAMAVIVGRALPDVRDGLKPVHRRVLYAMYDGGYRPDRGFSKCSRVVGDVMGQYHPHGDTAIYDTLVRLAQPWVMRAPLVQGQGNFGSPGNDSAAAMRYTECRMAPLALEMVRDIHEDTVDFQPNYDGRSSEPVVLPARYPNLLVNGSAGIAVGMATSIPPHNLREVADGAKWALEHPDATREELQEALIERIKGPDFPNGALITGHAGIEQAYRTGRGSITQRAVIEVDEDARGRTCLVITELPYMVNPDNLALKIAELADSGRVQGISDVRDDTSDRTGQRLVIVLKRDAVARVVLNNLLKHTELQTNFSANMLALVDGVPRTLSIDQFISNWITHQIEVIRRRTEFRLRKAEERAHILRGLVKALDALDEVIALIRRSPDVAEARTGLMQLLDIDELQATAILDMQLRSLAALQRQKIIDELAEIEEYIADLRDILANVTRQRSIVAEELSEIVEKYGNDRRTQIIAADGDLSMEDLIPDEDLVVSITRGGYAKRTRADQYRTQKRGGKGVRGATLRGDDVVEHFISTTNHHWLLFFTTAGRVYRTKAYNLPEASRDAKGGHVAGLLSFQPDENIAQVLAIRDYEQAPYLVLATRTGLVKKTRLGDYNSPRQAGVIAINFREDDDELIGAELVSSEDDILLVSRKGQAIRFRADDSQLRPMGRATSGVTGMKFKSPDDAVLSMSVIRATQVAAEEAAGLSEQSADSAHVEATSEQVAEVKPQYVFTITDGGFAKRSRISEYRITGRGGLGVKAMTLANEDRGGLVGAFIVEDGDEVLSITQAGQVVRSPINADFRPTGRSTQGVKFVTPKSNDAVAVVARSVEAKVTDEGDDADETDAETVDLAVDAVVDVAADESSDADVSATIDSTDTTEQPGDEDA; translated from the coding sequence GTGACCGAGACCCCCACCGACGGCGGCACGCCTCCGGGACCCGGCGGCCGGATCGAGCCCGTCGAGCTGCAGACCTCGATGCAGCGCGCCTACATCGACTACGCGATGGCGGTCATCGTCGGCCGCGCGCTCCCCGACGTACGCGACGGGCTCAAGCCGGTGCACCGCCGCGTGCTCTACGCGATGTACGACGGGGGCTACCGCCCCGACCGTGGCTTCTCGAAGTGCTCGCGCGTCGTCGGTGACGTCATGGGTCAGTACCACCCGCACGGCGACACCGCGATCTACGACACCCTGGTCCGGCTCGCGCAGCCCTGGGTGATGCGGGCGCCGCTGGTCCAGGGCCAGGGCAACTTCGGCTCGCCGGGCAACGACTCGGCCGCGGCCATGCGGTACACCGAGTGCCGGATGGCGCCGCTGGCCCTCGAGATGGTCCGGGACATCCACGAGGACACCGTGGACTTCCAGCCCAACTACGACGGCCGCTCCTCCGAGCCGGTCGTCCTGCCCGCGCGCTACCCGAACCTGCTGGTCAACGGCTCGGCCGGCATCGCGGTCGGCATGGCCACCAGCATCCCGCCGCACAACCTGCGCGAGGTCGCCGACGGCGCGAAGTGGGCCCTCGAGCACCCCGACGCGACCCGCGAGGAGCTGCAGGAAGCGCTCATCGAGCGGATCAAGGGCCCGGACTTCCCCAACGGCGCGCTGATCACCGGGCACGCCGGCATCGAGCAGGCCTACCGCACCGGTCGCGGCTCGATCACGCAGCGAGCGGTGATCGAGGTCGACGAGGACGCCAGGGGCCGCACCTGCCTGGTCATCACCGAGCTGCCGTACATGGTCAACCCGGACAACCTCGCGCTGAAGATCGCCGAGCTCGCCGACTCCGGCCGGGTGCAGGGCATCTCCGACGTCCGCGACGACACCTCCGACCGCACCGGCCAGCGCCTCGTCATCGTGCTCAAGCGCGACGCGGTCGCCCGGGTCGTCCTCAACAACCTGCTCAAGCACACCGAGCTGCAGACCAACTTCAGCGCCAACATGCTGGCGCTGGTCGACGGGGTGCCCCGCACCCTGTCGATCGACCAGTTCATCAGCAACTGGATCACCCACCAGATCGAGGTGATCCGCCGTCGTACGGAGTTCCGGCTCCGCAAGGCCGAGGAGCGCGCCCACATCCTGCGCGGCCTGGTCAAGGCGCTCGACGCCCTCGACGAGGTCATCGCGCTGATCCGCCGCTCGCCCGACGTCGCCGAGGCCCGCACCGGCCTGATGCAGCTGCTCGACATCGACGAGCTGCAGGCCACCGCGATCCTCGACATGCAGCTGCGCTCGCTGGCCGCTCTTCAGCGCCAGAAGATCATCGACGAGCTGGCCGAGATCGAGGAGTACATCGCCGACCTGCGCGACATCCTCGCGAACGTCACCCGCCAGCGCTCGATCGTCGCCGAGGAGCTCTCGGAGATCGTCGAGAAGTACGGCAACGACCGCCGCACCCAGATCATCGCCGCCGACGGCGACCTCTCGATGGAGGACCTGATCCCCGACGAGGACCTCGTCGTCTCCATCACCCGCGGCGGGTACGCCAAGCGGACCCGCGCCGACCAGTACCGCACCCAGAAGCGCGGCGGCAAGGGCGTGCGCGGCGCGACCCTGCGCGGCGACGACGTGGTCGAGCACTTCATCTCGACCACGAACCACCACTGGCTGCTGTTCTTCACCACGGCCGGCCGGGTCTACCGCACCAAGGCCTACAACCTGCCCGAGGCCTCGCGCGACGCCAAGGGCGGCCACGTCGCTGGCCTGCTGAGCTTCCAGCCCGACGAGAACATCGCCCAGGTGCTGGCGATCCGCGACTACGAGCAGGCGCCGTACCTCGTGCTGGCCACGCGGACCGGCCTGGTCAAGAAGACCCGGCTGGGCGACTACAACAGCCCGCGCCAGGCCGGCGTCATCGCCATCAACTTCCGCGAGGATGACGACGAGCTGATCGGCGCCGAGCTGGTGAGCTCCGAGGACGACATCCTGCTGGTCTCCCGCAAGGGCCAGGCGATCCGGTTCCGCGCCGACGACAGCCAGCTCCGCCCGATGGGCCGGGCCACGTCCGGCGTCACCGGCATGAAGTTCAAGAGCCCGGACGACGCGGTGCTGTCGATGTCGGTCATCCGCGCGACCCAGGTCGCGGCCGAGGAGGCCGCCGGCCTGAGCGAGCAGAGCGCCGACTCCGCCCATGTCGAGGCGACGTCGGAGCAGGTCGCCGAGGTGAAGCCGCAGTACGTCTTCACGATCACCGACGGCGGCTTCGCCAAGCGCAGCCGGATCAGCGAGTACCGCATCACCGGCCGCGGGGGACTCGGCGTCAAGGCGATGACCCTCGCCAACGAGGACCGCGGCGGCCTGGTCGGCGCGTTCATCGTCGAGGACGGGGACGAGGTCCTCTCGATCACGCAGGCCGGCCAGGTGGTTCGCAGCCCCATCAACGCGGACTTCCGACCGACCGGACGCTCGACGCAAGGTGTGAAGTTCGTGACGCCGAAGTCCAACGACGCGGTTGCGGTCGTCGCCCGTTCGGTCGAGGCCAAGGTCACCGACGAGGGTGACGACGCCGATGAGACGGA
- a CDS encoding DciA family protein, protein MSSDEPTAEESRPERRDDGLDLAKALTRASARSGGPARKKPRSGPRRATGSRVSGSHPDERDPQLLEATLSRLVGDYGWELDLRMQGVFGRWPELVGDEVAAHCTPESFAEGKLVVRTDSTAWATQLKLLAPTVVRRLNEQLGHGTVVLIEVIGPNLPTWKKGLRSARDGRGPRDTYG, encoded by the coding sequence GTGAGCAGTGACGAGCCCACGGCGGAGGAGTCGCGGCCGGAACGACGCGACGACGGGCTCGACCTCGCGAAGGCGCTCACCCGGGCGTCGGCCCGGTCCGGTGGGCCGGCGCGGAAGAAGCCCCGGAGCGGGCCGCGCCGGGCGACCGGCAGCCGGGTGTCCGGATCGCACCCGGACGAACGCGACCCGCAGCTGCTGGAGGCCACCTTGAGCCGGCTCGTGGGCGACTACGGCTGGGAGCTGGACCTGCGGATGCAGGGCGTCTTCGGCCGCTGGCCCGAGCTCGTGGGCGACGAGGTCGCCGCGCACTGCACCCCCGAGTCGTTCGCCGAGGGCAAGCTCGTCGTACGCACCGACTCCACGGCCTGGGCCACCCAGCTCAAGCTGCTCGCACCCACCGTGGTGCGCCGCCTCAACGAGCAGCTGGGGCACGGCACCGTCGTCCTGATCGAGGTCATCGGTCCGAACCTGCCGACCTGGAAGAAGGGCTTGCGATCGGCCCGCGACGGCCGCGGACCCCGCGACACCTACGGCTGA
- the recF gene encoding DNA replication/repair protein RecF — MHVSHLSLHDFRSYAAAEVPLEPGVTAFIGRNGQGKTNLVEAIDYLSRLSSHRVATDAPLVRAGADQAVVRAAVVRDGRTAVLEIELNPGKANRARVNKSPLPRARDLVGLVRTVVFSPEDLTLVKGDPSDRRRFLDDLLVLRAPRLAGVRSDYDRILRQRNSLLKTAGAARRGSSSQEGALSTLGVWDDHLARTGSELLAERLALVEALRPYVGKAYETVARGATRDDAEIEYRPSCDLAGATTREALAEILLAEVERRRGDELDRGVSLVGPHRDDLLLTLGHGPGEGALPVKGYASHGESWSFALALRLASYDLLRADGDDPILILDDVFAELDSERRAQLADLVADAEQVLVTAAVAADVPAALAGVRYLVKGGEVTREQ, encoded by the coding sequence GTGCACGTCTCCCACCTCTCCCTGCACGACTTCCGTTCGTACGCCGCCGCGGAGGTCCCGCTCGAGCCCGGCGTGACCGCGTTCATCGGGCGCAACGGCCAGGGCAAGACCAACCTGGTCGAGGCGATCGACTACCTCTCCCGGCTCAGCTCGCACCGGGTCGCCACCGATGCACCGCTGGTCCGTGCCGGTGCCGACCAGGCGGTGGTCCGCGCGGCCGTCGTACGAGACGGTCGTACGGCGGTCCTCGAGATCGAGCTCAACCCCGGCAAGGCCAACCGCGCGCGCGTCAACAAGTCGCCGCTTCCCCGCGCGCGCGACCTGGTCGGGCTGGTCCGCACGGTCGTCTTCTCCCCCGAGGACCTGACCCTGGTCAAGGGCGACCCGTCGGATCGGCGCCGCTTCCTCGATGACCTGCTGGTGCTGCGCGCACCGCGGCTGGCCGGAGTCCGCTCCGACTACGACCGGATCCTGCGGCAGCGCAACTCCCTGCTGAAGACCGCCGGCGCCGCCCGTCGCGGGAGCTCCTCGCAGGAGGGTGCGCTCTCGACGCTCGGGGTCTGGGACGACCACCTGGCCCGGACCGGGTCCGAGCTGCTCGCCGAGCGGCTCGCCCTGGTCGAGGCCCTGCGTCCGTACGTCGGGAAGGCGTACGAGACCGTGGCCCGCGGCGCGACGCGCGACGACGCCGAGATCGAGTACCGGCCCTCCTGCGACCTGGCCGGCGCGACCACCCGCGAGGCGCTGGCCGAGATCCTGCTCGCCGAGGTCGAGCGGCGGCGGGGCGACGAGCTCGACCGTGGGGTCTCTCTGGTCGGTCCGCATCGCGACGACCTGCTGCTGACCCTGGGTCATGGGCCGGGCGAGGGCGCGCTGCCGGTCAAGGGCTACGCCTCGCACGGGGAGTCGTGGTCCTTCGCGCTGGCGCTGCGGCTGGCGTCGTACGACCTGCTCCGCGCCGACGGCGACGATCCGATCCTGATCCTCGACGACGTGTTCGCCGAGCTCGACTCCGAGCGGCGCGCTCAGCTGGCCGACCTGGTCGCCGACGCCGAGCAGGTGCTGGTGACCGCCGCCGTCGCCGCCGACGTCCCGGCCGCCCTGGCCGGCGTCCGCTACCTGGTGAAGGGCGGTGAGGTCACCCGTGAGCAGTGA
- the gyrB gene encoding DNA topoisomerase (ATP-hydrolyzing) subunit B, with the protein MRSTRVDSDYDASAIQVLEGLEAVRKRPGMYIGSTGERGLHHLIWEIVDNAVDEALAGHCDRIVITLTEDGAIRVTDNGRGIPTDTAPGQDMPAVTMALTLLHAGGKFGGGGYKVSGGLHGVGVSVVNALSDHLIVDVKNRGHLWRQAFSLGVPDADLEQVRPLEPGEETGTTVTYWASPTIFETTTYSLETITARIREMAFLNKGLEIVVRDERSSAVDLADAVEDDTVDPAADSAGHDALKRGESGGIEQVFRYDRGLVDYVEHLNRAKQAANPSVISFEAETPDKVENHMSLEVAMQWNTTYSESVHTFANTINTHEGGTHEEGFRSALTTLINSAGFDWGLMKKQEDRVTGDDIREGLTAIISLKLGEPQFEGQTKTKLGNTEAKGFVQRIVNDQLGAWLEQNPNEGKDIVRKAQAAAHARVAARKARELARSRKGLLGGGGLPGKLSDCQSTNPAECEVFIVEGDSAGGSARQGRDPRVQAILPIRGKILNVEKARIDKVLNNTEVQSIISALGTGIQEEFDIDKLRYHKVVLMADADVDGHHINTLLLTLLFRFMKPLIEGGFVYMAQPPLYRLRWNKPAEHEFVYSDAERDALMRDGLAAGKKLPKENPVQRYKGLGEMNAKELWETTMDPEQRLMLQVTLDDAAHADEIFSILMGEDVEQRRSFIQRNAKDVRFLDI; encoded by the coding sequence ATCCGCTCCACCAGGGTCGACAGCGACTACGACGCCTCCGCGATCCAGGTCCTCGAGGGCCTCGAGGCAGTCCGCAAGCGTCCCGGCATGTACATCGGCTCCACCGGTGAGCGCGGGCTGCACCACCTGATCTGGGAGATCGTCGACAACGCGGTCGACGAGGCGCTGGCCGGACACTGCGACCGGATCGTCATCACGCTCACCGAGGACGGCGCGATCCGGGTCACCGACAACGGTCGCGGCATCCCGACCGACACCGCGCCCGGCCAGGACATGCCCGCGGTGACGATGGCGCTGACCCTGCTCCACGCGGGTGGCAAGTTCGGCGGCGGCGGCTACAAGGTCTCCGGCGGCCTGCACGGCGTCGGCGTCTCGGTCGTCAACGCGTTGTCCGACCACCTGATCGTCGACGTCAAGAACCGTGGCCACCTGTGGCGCCAGGCGTTCAGCCTCGGCGTGCCGGATGCCGACCTGGAGCAGGTCCGGCCGCTCGAGCCCGGCGAGGAGACCGGCACCACCGTCACCTACTGGGCCTCGCCGACGATCTTCGAGACCACGACGTACTCGCTCGAGACGATCACCGCGCGGATCCGGGAGATGGCCTTCCTCAACAAGGGCCTCGAGATCGTCGTCCGCGACGAGCGCTCGTCCGCGGTCGACCTCGCCGACGCGGTCGAGGACGACACCGTCGACCCGGCCGCCGACAGCGCCGGTCACGACGCCCTCAAGCGCGGCGAGAGCGGCGGCATCGAGCAGGTCTTCCGCTACGACCGAGGGCTGGTCGACTACGTCGAGCACCTCAACCGGGCCAAGCAGGCCGCCAACCCGAGCGTCATCTCGTTCGAGGCGGAGACGCCCGACAAGGTGGAGAACCACATGAGTCTCGAGGTGGCGATGCAGTGGAACACCACCTACAGCGAGTCGGTGCACACCTTCGCCAACACCATCAACACTCACGAGGGCGGGACCCACGAAGAGGGCTTCCGCTCGGCGCTGACCACGTTGATCAACAGCGCGGGCTTCGACTGGGGCCTGATGAAGAAGCAGGAGGACCGGGTCACGGGTGACGACATCCGTGAGGGTCTGACCGCGATCATCTCGCTGAAGCTGGGCGAGCCGCAGTTCGAGGGCCAGACGAAGACCAAGCTCGGCAACACCGAGGCCAAGGGCTTCGTGCAGCGGATCGTGAACGACCAGCTCGGTGCCTGGCTGGAGCAGAACCCCAACGAGGGCAAGGACATCGTCCGCAAGGCCCAGGCTGCCGCGCACGCGCGCGTCGCCGCGCGCAAGGCGCGCGAGCTGGCCCGCAGCCGCAAGGGCCTGCTCGGCGGGGGTGGCCTCCCGGGCAAGCTGTCCGACTGCCAGTCGACCAACCCCGCCGAGTGCGAGGTCTTCATCGTCGAGGGCGACTCCGCCGGTGGCTCGGCGCGCCAGGGCCGCGACCCTCGGGTCCAGGCGATCCTGCCTATCCGCGGCAAGATCCTCAACGTGGAGAAGGCGCGCATCGACAAGGTGCTGAACAACACCGAGGTGCAGTCGATCATCTCCGCCCTGGGCACGGGCATCCAGGAGGAGTTCGACATCGACAAGCTGCGTTACCACAAGGTCGTGCTGATGGCGGACGCCGACGTCGACGGCCACCACATCAACACCCTGCTGCTCACGCTGCTCTTCCGGTTCATGAAGCCGCTGATCGAGGGCGGCTTCGTCTACATGGCCCAGCCCCCGCTCTACCGGCTGCGCTGGAACAAGCCGGCCGAGCACGAGTTCGTCTACTCCGACGCCGAGCGGGACGCGCTGATGCGCGACGGCCTGGCCGCGGGCAAGAAGCTGCCCAAGGAGAACCCGGTCCAGCGCTACAAGGGCCTGGGTGAGATGAACGCCAAGGAGCTGTGGGAGACGACGATGGATCCCGAGCAGCGGCTGATGCTGCAGGTCACCCTCGACGACGCCGCCCACGCGGACGAGATCTTCTCGATCCTGATGGGCGAGGACGTCGAGCAGCGCCGTTCCTTCATCCAGCGCAACGCCAAGGACGTCCGATTCCTGGATATCTAG